The segment ggaggcgttCTTCGGGCAGCGGCACGGGGTGAAGGAGGCACGCGTGATGGCTTGGATGGACGCCGCGCTGGCAGAGCAGTCGTGCCCGCCGGAGAGCGTCGTCAGCATCGTGAACGTCGCCCGCGCCTGCCTGCACAAGGAACCGTCGAAAAGGCCCACCATGGTGGAAGTCGCATACACGCTGTCCAAGGCCGACGAGATGTTCTCCGATTTCTCCGGGGATAGTCTCGGCGTTCCTGATGTCGCGGCGAGGTGAACACATTGTATCTAGCCATGATCCAGATGGTTTTACTCTACGCATTCCGTTTCACTCAACTTTTACGaaagattaattatatgtaaatatttaattatggtacaTAAAGAGAGTTTTCATTTTGGAATAAATAGTGTATAGGTCTAATGTGGTCTATGGTCAAAATAATAGAGCCTTCCTGTAACTGGGGGAGATATATATAGGGATAAGCTTAAAAAGGGAGAGCTTGAACTCACTTGTAGATGTTGTCGTTGTAATGGCTTTCAATAATAATTTCGGCTCTATTTCATAATATAGCGCATAACATACTGAGTTTTCGCATTTGTTGTGGTTTTAGAAAATAATCGGTGCGATCAAACTCGATGCGCCCTCGGCTTAACTGCTATATAGGGCCTGTTTGGTCCAGCTTATTCG is part of the Ananas comosus cultivar F153 unplaced genomic scaffold, ASM154086v1, whole genome shotgun sequence genome and harbors:
- the LOC109705377 gene encoding probable receptor-like protein kinase At1g33260, coding for MDVFAYGVVLLELVSGREAVSEDGEALWVEAEAFFGQRHGVKEARVMAWMDAALAEQSCPPESVVSIVNVARACLHKEPSKRPTMVEVAYTLSKADEMFSDFSGDSLGVPDVAAR